A region of the Desulfovibrio inopinatus DSM 10711 genome:
CTACCCGTGAGCAGCAAGCTGTGTCAAGATACAGAGAAATCTCCTAATGCGCGAAGTCGATAAATGACTGCATAGAACCGGAACAATGGCAACTCGAACCAAGATTACGTCGAAATTCAAGTCGTTTACGCAAACACGCAGCCGCTCCGTTCTCAAAAACAACCCAGGCGCGACCATAGTTGAAGCACAAGAACATCCCAGAGGGATCGGACGTAACCGAACGTGGTGGACCGGCTAACGCCTCGACATCATCGGGAGTCATACCGGGCATCACACTCTCCGACACAACATTGGACGCCACTAACATATCCATAAGCACTTCTTTTTTTTGCTCGTTCGCCTCGGCCATGCGGGCACGGACTGCATCTCGCACACTGTCCGGAGACTGCAACGCTTTGGCATTAAGTTGGGCAACCTCGGCTTGAACACGATCATATTCGGTTTTGGCCGCCGAAAAAAGTTGAAGATTTTTTTGGGCTGACTGCAACATAACTTGAAGGCGATCGAGCGACAGCCGACCAGCCATAGTCAAAGCTACCATCTTTGTCCCAGACTGCATGATGCTTTCTTCCGACAACGTTTGCCGGGATAAGGCCGCATCGGCAAAAATTCGACCCTGCTCAGCAGTCAATGGAAGACCTTGTCGATTTGCTTGCTCAACAACAGAAGACGCGGCTTTGGCCGCCAACTCAAGCCGAGTACGTTGCCGACATAATTTCCGACCATCGTCCGAATCCGGACAAATAGCCGATGCCGTCAATAAAACTACGCGGTCAACAGGATGACGATCCATGATTTCCGGCTGAGGCGTGGATGAAGCTTGTGTCTCGACGGGTGGCGTTGGCGTCGCCGCTGGCGTAGAGGAAATGGGAGTGGGAGTGGTGTCGGACCATGCCATTGCTGGCATGAGCACCGTCAACACAACAAGAATCCGTAGACCCAATCTCATGGCCATGCCAGCCTCCTTCGACACATTGAGGGTTGCTCATGCATTCGGCAAAAAACGCATAGTATTTCTCCGAAATAAACGCAGCAAATTTCGAGCCATCCGACTACAGCACAGTAATGATCACCAAAGTAATATCATCCTGAATTTTGCTTCCTTGGGTGAAGGCCGCGAGGTCATCATAGACCGCATCCAAAATTTGTTCGGACGGCTTGCTTTGGTTCCGCCGAATGCTGTCTCGCAAGCGCTCCTTCCCGTACATTTCTCCGACAGCGTTTCGCGCCTCCCAAATACCATCTGTCCCCAGCGCGAGGATTTGACCGTGCCCAAACCCATGATGTTCACATGAAATATAGGAAATGGTTTCATCCACACCAAGCGGCAACCCTCGCCCGATCAGTTCGGAAAATGCATCCGTCGCCGGATCGTAGACCATTGCCGGATCATGTCCGGCGCGCACCCACTGAATACCGTGCGTTGTCGTATCAAGTGTCATATAAAACATGGTCATAAAGCGCCCACTGCCAACAAGGTCACAGGCAAGGTGTCTATTGAGATCATCCACTACCGTTGAGACTTCTCCTGGCTGCGTCACGCGCATACGTAAAAAACCACGTGCCATGGTCATCAGCAATGCGGCATCCACTCCATGACCGGACACATCCCCCACCACCACGCCGAATCGTCCCGGAGAAGGAGCATAAACAGGGAAATAATCATAATAATCGCCGCCAGCACCCTCACACGGCAGACAGCGACCGGCCACATCGAAACCGGCGATATCGAGATTTTCTCGAGGAAACAGGCTCTTTTGCACTTCTTCAGCCAAAGCGAGTGCTTTTTTGGTCTCCGTGA
Encoded here:
- a CDS encoding valyl-tRNA synthetase; translation: MAMRLGLRILVVLTVLMPAMAWSDTTPTPISSTPAATPTPPVETQASSTPQPEIMDRHPVDRVVLLTASAICPDSDDGRKLCRQRTRLELAAKAASSVVEQANRQGLPLTAEQGRIFADAALSRQTLSEESIMQSGTKMVALTMAGRLSLDRLQVMLQSAQKNLQLFSAAKTEYDRVQAEVAQLNAKALQSPDSVRDAVRARMAEANEQKKEVLMDMLVASNVVSESVMPGMTPDDVEALAGPPRSVTSDPSGMFLCFNYGRAWVVFENGAAACLRKRLEFRRNLGSSCHCSGSMQSFIDFAH